Proteins encoded together in one Staphylococcus aureus window:
- the gmk gene encoding guanylate kinase, which translates to MDNEKGLLIVLSGPSGVGKGTVRKRIFEDPSTSYKYSISMTTRQMREGEVDGVDYFFKTRDAFEALIKDDQFIEYAEYVGNYYGTPVQYVKDTMDEGHDVFLEIEVEGAKQVRKKFPDALFIFLAPPSLEHLRERLVGRGTESDEKIQSRINEARKEVEMMNLYDYVVVNDEVELAKNRIQCIVEAEHLKRERVEAKYRKMILEAKK; encoded by the coding sequence ATGGATAATGAAAAAGGATTGTTAATCGTTTTATCAGGACCATCTGGAGTAGGTAAAGGTACTGTTAGAAAACGAATATTTGAAGATCCAAGTACATCATATAAGTATTCTATTTCAATGACAACACGTCAAATGCGTGAAGGTGAAGTTGATGGCGTAGATTACTTTTTTAAAACTAGGGATGCGTTTGAAGCTTTAATCAAAGATGACCAATTTATAGAATATGCTGAATATGTAGGCAACTATTATGGTACACCAGTTCAATATGTTAAAGATACAATGGACGAAGGTCATGATGTATTTTTAGAAATTGAAGTAGAAGGTGCAAAGCAAGTTAGAAAGAAATTTCCAGATGCGCTATTTATTTTCTTAGCACCTCCAAGTTTAGAACACTTGAGAGAGCGATTAGTAGGTAGAGGAACAGAATCTGATGAGAAAATACAAAGTCGTATTAACGAAGCGCGTAAAGAAGTTGAAATGATGAATTTATACGATTACGTTGTAGTTAATGATGAAGTAGAACTTGCGAAGAATAGAATTCAATGTATTGTAGAAGCTGAGCACTTAAAAAGAGAGCGCGTAGAAGCTAAGTATAGAAAAATGATTTTGGAGGCTAAAAAATAA
- the rpoZ gene encoding DNA-directed RNA polymerase subunit omega, with product MLNPPLNQLTSQIKSKYLIATTAAKRAREIDEQPETELLSEYHSFKPVGRALEEIADGKIRPVISSDYYGKE from the coding sequence ATGTTAAATCCACCTTTAAACCAATTAACGTCACAAATTAAATCAAAGTATTTAATTGCAACAACTGCAGCGAAAAGAGCGCGTGAAATTGATGAACAACCTGAAACTGAATTATTAAGTGAATATCATTCATTTAAACCAGTTGGTAGAGCGTTAGAAGAAATTGCTGACGGTAAAATTCGCCCTGTTATTTCAAGTGATTATTATGGTAAAGAATAG
- the coaBC gene encoding bifunctional phosphopantothenoylcysteine decarboxylase/phosphopantothenate--cysteine ligase CoaBC, with protein sequence MKKILLAVTGGIAAYKAIDLTSKLTQSGYEVRVMLTNHAQKFVTPLAFQAISRNAVYTDTFIEENPSEIQHIALGDWADAIIVAPATANTIAKLSVGIADDLVTSTLLATETPKFIAPAMNVHMYENKRTQQNINILKEDGYHFIEPGSGFLACGYVAKGRMEEPLQIVSVIDAHFQNSNRLANSSFQDKRALVTAGPTIEVIDPVRFVSNRSSGKMGYAIAEALRNRGAIVTLVAGPTTLEDPKDIEVIHVQSAEEMFEQVTSRFDEQDIVVKAAAVSDYTPVDVLEHKMKKQDGDLSVSFKRTKDILKYLGEHKTSQYLIGFAAETEDIENYAQQKLRKKNADVIISNNVGDMSIGFSSDDNELTMHFKNNEKVNIKKGKKVVLAAQILDELETRWQ encoded by the coding sequence ATGAAGAAAATATTATTAGCCGTTACAGGTGGCATTGCGGCATATAAAGCAATTGATTTGACAAGTAAGTTAACACAATCTGGGTATGAAGTTCGCGTTATGTTAACGAATCACGCACAAAAATTTGTGACACCATTAGCATTTCAAGCAATAAGTCGAAATGCTGTTTATACAGATACTTTTATAGAAGAAAATCCTTCAGAAATACAGCATATTGCATTAGGTGATTGGGCAGATGCAATCATTGTTGCACCTGCAACGGCAAATACAATTGCAAAATTGAGTGTAGGTATTGCTGATGATTTGGTGACATCAACGTTGCTAGCAACAGAGACACCGAAATTTATTGCGCCTGCTATGAATGTGCATATGTATGAAAATAAACGTACGCAGCAAAATATTAATATTTTAAAAGAAGATGGGTATCATTTTATCGAACCAGGAAGCGGATTTCTAGCATGTGGTTATGTTGCTAAAGGACGTATGGAAGAACCGCTTCAAATCGTTTCTGTAATTGATGCTCATTTTCAAAATAGTAATCGTTTAGCTAATAGTTCATTTCAAGATAAACGCGCATTGGTTACAGCAGGACCAACTATTGAAGTTATCGATCCAGTCAGATTTGTATCCAATCGTTCTTCTGGAAAAATGGGCTATGCAATAGCTGAAGCATTGCGAAATCGAGGAGCTATCGTGACGTTAGTTGCTGGTCCTACAACACTAGAGGATCCAAAAGATATTGAAGTTATTCATGTTCAAAGTGCTGAAGAAATGTTTGAACAAGTGACAAGCCGATTTGACGAACAAGATATTGTTGTAAAAGCAGCAGCCGTATCTGACTATACACCGGTTGATGTATTAGAACATAAGATGAAAAAGCAGGATGGTGATTTGTCAGTATCTTTTAAACGTACTAAAGACATTCTTAAATATTTAGGTGAACATAAAACATCACAGTATTTAATAGGCTTTGCAGCAGAGACTGAAGATATTGAAAATTATGCACAACAAAAATTACGCAAGAAAAATGCAGATGTGATTATTTCAAATAATGTTGGGGATATGTCTATCGGATTTAGTTCTGATGATAATGAATTGACAATGCATTTTAAAAATAATGAAAAAGTAAATATCAAGAAAGGAAAAAAAGTAGTATTAGCTGCACAAATTTTAGATGAACTAGAAACTAGGTGGCAATAA
- the priA gene encoding primosomal protein N' → MIAKVIVDVASKSVDYKFDYIIPEQLESVIQPGVRVIVPFGPRTIQGYVMEVTAEPDAQLDVSKLKKIIEVKDIQPELTSELIALSEWMGSTHVIKRISMLEVMLPSAIKAKYKKAFKMKDDIELPSALLQKFDKHGYYYYKDAQKNNDIQLLMKLLKDDIVEEKTILTQNITKKTKRAVRVIEGYHPDEVLAKLEKVIKQYDLYAYLSEEQHKTIFLTDIEDMGFSKSSLDGLIKKGYVEKYDAVVERDPFKDRVFEQESKQQLTEDQYKAYEAIKAKIVSQEQETFLLHGVTGSGKTEVYLQTIEDVLSQGKQAMMLVPEIALTPQMVLRFKRRFGDDVAVLHSGLSNGERYDEWQKIRDGRARVSVGARSSVFAPFKNLGLIIIDEEHESTYKQEDYPRYHAREIAQWRSEYHHCPVILGSATPCLESYARAEKGVYHLLSLPNRVNQQALPEIDIVDMREELSEGNRSMFSKDLREAIQLRLDRQEQVVLFLNRRGYASFMLCRDCGYVPQCPNCDISLTYHKTTDLLKCHYCGYQETPPNQCPNCESEHIRQVGTGTQKVEELLQQEFEDARIIRMDVDTTSKKGAHEKLLTEFEKGNGDILLGTQMIAKGLDYPNITLVGVLNADTMLNLPDFRASERTYQLLTQVAGRAGRHEKAGQVIIQTYNPDHYSILDVQKNDYLTFYRQEMEYRKLGKYPPYYYLINFTISHKEMKKVMVASQHVHKILLQHLTEKALVLGPSPAALARINNEFRFQILVKYKSEPGLLQAIQFLDDYYHEKFIKEKLALKIDIDPQMMM, encoded by the coding sequence ATGATAGCGAAAGTCATAGTCGATGTCGCGTCGAAGAGCGTTGACTATAAATTTGATTATATAATTCCCGAACAACTCGAATCTGTCATCCAACCTGGTGTGCGTGTAATTGTACCTTTTGGACCAAGAACGATTCAAGGTTATGTAATGGAAGTAACAGCAGAACCTGATGCACAACTTGACGTTTCGAAGTTAAAAAAAATCATAGAAGTGAAAGATATACAACCAGAATTAACATCAGAATTAATAGCTTTAAGTGAGTGGATGGGTTCAACTCATGTCATTAAACGTATTTCTATGCTAGAAGTGATGCTTCCGAGTGCTATTAAAGCGAAGTATAAAAAAGCATTTAAGATGAAAGATGACATAGAGCTACCTTCAGCTTTATTACAAAAATTTGATAAGCATGGTTACTATTATTATAAAGATGCGCAAAAAAATAATGATATTCAATTGCTTATGAAGTTGTTAAAAGATGATATCGTTGAAGAAAAAACGATTCTCACACAAAATATAACTAAAAAAACCAAGCGTGCTGTTCGTGTCATTGAAGGGTATCATCCTGATGAAGTATTAGCTAAGTTGGAGAAAGTTATTAAACAATACGATTTGTATGCTTACTTGTCTGAAGAACAACATAAAACAATATTTTTAACTGATATTGAGGATATGGGCTTTTCAAAATCCAGTTTAGATGGACTTATCAAAAAAGGTTATGTTGAAAAATATGACGCGGTTGTTGAAAGAGACCCATTTAAAGATCGTGTTTTCGAACAAGAATCAAAACAGCAATTAACAGAAGACCAATATAAAGCATATGAAGCGATTAAAGCTAAAATTGTAAGCCAAGAGCAAGAAACATTTTTACTTCATGGTGTGACGGGATCAGGTAAAACAGAAGTATATTTACAAACGATAGAAGATGTTTTAAGCCAAGGAAAACAGGCGATGATGTTAGTTCCTGAAATCGCTCTAACACCGCAAATGGTTTTACGCTTCAAACGTCGATTTGGTGATGACGTTGCTGTATTACATTCTGGCTTATCTAATGGGGAACGTTATGATGAATGGCAAAAAATTAGGGATGGTCGTGCGAGAGTAAGTGTTGGTGCAAGGTCAAGTGTGTTCGCACCTTTCAAAAATTTAGGGTTAATCATCATTGATGAAGAACATGAATCTACATATAAACAAGAAGATTATCCGAGATATCACGCTAGAGAAATTGCCCAATGGCGAAGTGAATATCATCACTGTCCAGTCATTTTAGGAAGTGCAACACCATGTCTTGAAAGTTATGCACGAGCTGAAAAAGGCGTTTATCATTTGCTATCATTACCAAACAGAGTGAACCAACAAGCTTTACCTGAAATTGATATAGTAGACATGCGTGAAGAATTGAGTGAAGGTAATCGGTCAATGTTTTCAAAAGATTTACGTGAAGCCATACAATTAAGATTAGATCGACAGGAACAAGTTGTTTTATTTTTAAATCGACGTGGTTATGCATCGTTTATGTTATGTCGGGATTGTGGATATGTACCGCAATGTCCAAACTGTGATATTTCATTAACGTATCATAAAACGACAGACTTATTAAAATGTCACTATTGTGGTTACCAAGAGACGCCACCGAATCAATGTCCAAATTGTGAGAGTGAACACATTCGACAAGTAGGTACTGGTACTCAGAAAGTTGAAGAACTATTGCAACAAGAATTTGAAGATGCGCGCATAATTAGGATGGATGTAGATACAACCTCAAAGAAAGGTGCACATGAAAAGTTATTGACTGAATTCGAAAAAGGTAACGGTGACATTTTACTAGGTACTCAGATGATTGCGAAAGGATTAGATTATCCAAATATTACTTTAGTTGGTGTGCTGAATGCAGATACAATGTTAAATTTACCTGATTTTCGGGCGAGCGAACGTACTTATCAACTATTAACGCAAGTGGCTGGTAGAGCTGGTCGTCATGAAAAGGCAGGTCAAGTCATCATTCAAACGTATAATCCAGATCATTATTCAATATTGGATGTTCAAAAAAATGATTATTTAACATTTTATCGTCAGGAAATGGAATATCGTAAATTAGGAAAGTATCCACCGTATTATTATTTGATTAATTTCACAATCTCACATAAAGAAATGAAGAAGGTTATGGTAGCATCGCAGCATGTTCATAAAATTTTATTACAGCATTTAACAGAAAAAGCGCTTGTACTAGGTCCATCTCCGGCAGCACTTGCGAGAATCAACAATGAATTTAGATTCCAAATTTTAGTGAAATATAAAAGTGAACCTGGATTATTACAAGCCATTCAGTTTTTAGATGACTATTACCATGAAAAATTTATAAAAGAAAAATTAGCATTGAAGATTGATATTGATCCACAGATGATGATGTAA
- a CDS encoding TM2 domain-containing protein has product MQVNKVIYILLALFLGSFGIHKFYAGKNMQGILHLIFCWTGIPHILAIISAVITVFKPADEQGNVTL; this is encoded by the coding sequence ATGCAAGTAAACAAAGTTATTTATATTTTATTAGCATTGTTCTTAGGTAGTTTTGGTATTCATAAATTTTATGCCGGCAAGAATATGCAAGGTATTCTACACTTAATATTCTGTTGGACAGGTATCCCACACATTTTAGCAATTATTAGTGCAGTGATTACTGTTTTCAAACCTGCTGATGAACAAGGTAATGTCACTTTATAA
- a CDS encoding peptide deformylase, protein MAIKKLVPASHPILTKKAQAVKTFDDSLKRLLQDLEDTMYAQEAAGLCAPQINQSLQVAIIDMEMEGLLQLVNPKIISQSNETITDLEGSITLPDVYGEVTRSKMIVVESYDVNGNKVELTAHEDVARMILHIIDQMNGIPFTERADRILTDKEVEAYFIND, encoded by the coding sequence ATGGCGATTAAAAAGTTAGTACCAGCATCGCATCCTATTTTAACGAAAAAAGCGCAAGCAGTTAAAACATTTGATGATTCGTTAAAAAGATTATTACAAGATTTAGAAGATACAATGTATGCACAAGAAGCTGCTGGCTTATGTGCACCTCAAATTAATCAGTCATTGCAAGTGGCAATTATTGATATGGAAATGGAAGGATTATTACAACTTGTTAATCCGAAAATTATTAGTCAATCAAATGAAACAATAACAGACTTAGAAGGTTCAATTACATTGCCAGATGTTTACGGCGAAGTGACAAGAAGTAAAATGATAGTTGTCGAAAGTTATGACGTCAATGGGAACAAAGTTGAACTAACTGCACATGAAGATGTAGCAAGAATGATTTTGCATATTATAGATCAAATGAACGGTATCCCTTTTACAGAACGTGCGGACCGTATTTTAACAGATAAAGAAGTGGAGGCATATTTTATAAATGACTAA
- the fmt gene encoding methionyl-tRNA formyltransferase codes for MTKIIFMGTPDFSTTVLEMLIAEHDVIAVVTQPDRPVGRKRVMTPPPVKKVAMKYDLPVYQPEKLSGSEELEQLLQLDVDLIVTAAFGQLLPESLLALPNLGAINVHASLLPKYRGGAPIHQAIIDGEQETGITIMYMVKKLDAGNIISQQAIKIEENDNVGTMHDKLSVLGADLLKETLPSIIEGTNESVPQDDTQATFASNIRREDERISWNKPGRQVFNQIRGLSPWPVAYTTMDDTNLKIYDAELVETNKINEPGTIIETTKKAIIVATNDNEAVAIKDMQLAGKKRMLAANYLSGAQNTLVGKKLI; via the coding sequence ATGACTAAAATAATATTTATGGGTACACCAGACTTTTCAACAACTGTTTTAGAAATGCTTATTGCAGAACATGATGTCATTGCAGTCGTAACGCAACCAGATCGACCTGTTGGACGTAAACGTGTTATGACACCACCACCAGTTAAAAAAGTTGCAATGAAATATGATTTACCTGTATATCAACCTGAAAAATTAAGTGGATCAGAAGAATTAGAACAATTGCTTCAATTAGATGTAGATTTAATTGTAACTGCTGCTTTTGGACAATTATTACCTGAATCATTGTTGGCATTACCAAATCTTGGGGCAATTAATGTACATGCATCATTGTTACCGAAGTATAGAGGTGGTGCACCAATTCATCAGGCAATTATCGATGGTGAACAAGAAACCGGCATAACAATTATGTATATGGTTAAAAAATTAGATGCGGGTAATATTATTTCGCAACAAGCAATTAAAATAGAAGAAAATGATAATGTCGGTACGATGCATGATAAATTAAGTGTATTAGGGGCAGATTTATTAAAAGAAACTTTACCATCTATTATAGAGGGCACAAATGAAAGCGTACCTCAAGATGATACGCAAGCAACATTTGCTTCCAATATTCGACGCGAAGATGAGCGAATTAGCTGGAATAAACCAGGAAGACAAGTGTTTAATCAAATTCGTGGATTATCACCATGGCCAGTTGCTTATACAACTATGGATGACACTAACTTGAAAATATACGATGCTGAACTCGTTGAGACTAATAAGATAAACGAGCCTGGAACCATTATAGAAACGACTAAAAAAGCCATTATTGTTGCTACAAATGATAATGAAGCTGTTGCAATTAAAGATATGCAATTAGCTGGGAAAAAGAGAATGTTAGCTGCCAATTATTTAAGTGGTGCGCAAAACACACTAGTAGGGAAGAAACTTATATGA
- the rsmB gene encoding 16S rRNA (cytosine(967)-C(5))-methyltransferase RsmB, which produces MIENVRSLAFDTIQDILNEGAYSNLRINEVLSENELNAMDKALFTEIVYGTVKRKYTLDFYLKPFVKTKIKAWVRQLLWMSIYQYVYLDKVPNHAIINEAVEIAKERGGYHNGNVVNGILRTMMRSDLPDFNEIADPKKRMAIEYSMPKWIIDHWATHYGLEETEKILQSFLETTSTTVRANLTRASLDDIIEKLQDEGYDVEKDHDLPYCLHIGGQPIIHSRSFKDGFVSIQDKSSMFVAHIMNVDRHDHVLDACSAPGGKACHIAEVLMPEGQVDASDIHDHKIDLINFNIKKLRLTNIKAFQHDATKPYDKTYDKILVDAPCSGLGVMRHKPEIKYTQSKQHIESLVELQLEILENVKNNVKIGGEIIYSTCTIEQLENENVIYTFLKNNKNFEFEPFQHPITGELVKTLQIMPQDFNSDGFFITKIKRKDN; this is translated from the coding sequence ATGATAGAAAACGTGAGAAGTCTTGCTTTTGACACGATTCAAGATATATTAAATGAAGGTGCGTATAGTAACTTGCGTATCAATGAAGTGTTGTCAGAAAATGAATTAAATGCAATGGATAAGGCTTTATTTACAGAAATTGTCTACGGAACCGTTAAAAGAAAATATACGTTAGATTTTTATTTAAAGCCTTTTGTGAAAACAAAGATTAAGGCATGGGTTAGGCAATTATTATGGATGAGTATTTATCAATATGTTTATTTAGATAAAGTTCCAAATCATGCCATTATTAATGAAGCAGTTGAAATAGCAAAAGAACGCGGTGGCTATCATAATGGTAATGTCGTAAATGGTATTTTACGTACAATGATGCGTAGTGACTTACCTGATTTTAATGAAATTGCAGATCCTAAAAAAAGAATGGCAATCGAGTATAGTATGCCGAAGTGGATTATAGATCATTGGGCAACACATTATGGTCTCGAAGAAACTGAAAAAATTTTACAGTCATTTTTAGAAACGACATCAACAACTGTGCGTGCCAACCTGACGCGAGCATCATTAGATGATATTATTGAAAAGTTGCAAGACGAAGGTTATGACGTTGAAAAAGATCATGACTTACCTTATTGTCTCCATATAGGAGGACAACCAATTATTCATTCTCGTTCATTTAAAGATGGATTCGTTTCAATTCAAGATAAAAGCTCAATGTTTGTTGCACACATTATGAATGTAGACCGACATGATCACGTATTAGATGCATGTAGTGCACCTGGCGGTAAAGCTTGTCACATTGCTGAAGTTTTAATGCCAGAAGGGCAAGTTGACGCTTCAGATATACATGATCACAAAATAGACTTAATTAATTTTAATATAAAAAAATTACGATTAACAAATATTAAAGCTTTTCAACATGATGCGACAAAACCTTATGATAAAACATACGATAAGATACTTGTTGATGCACCATGTAGCGGATTAGGTGTAATGAGACATAAGCCGGAGATTAAGTATACTCAAAGCAAACAACATATTGAGTCACTAGTTGAATTACAGCTTGAAATATTGGAAAATGTAAAAAACAATGTAAAAATAGGTGGAGAAATCATCTATTCAACATGTACAATTGAGCAACTAGAAAATGAAAACGTGATTTATACGTTTTTGAAAAATAATAAAAACTTCGAATTTGAACCGTTTCAACATCCGATAACTGGAGAGTTGGTCAAAACGTTACAAATCATGCCGCAAGACTTTAATTCAGATGGATTCTTTATCACTAAGATAAAAAGAAAGGACAATTAG
- the rlmN gene encoding 23S rRNA (adenine(2503)-C(2))-methyltransferase RlmN, producing the protein MITAEKKKKNKFLPNFDKQSIYSLRFDEMQNWLVEQGQQKFRAKQIFEWLYQKRVDSIDEMTNLSKDLRQLLKDNFTVTTLTTVVKQESKDGTIKFLFELQDGYTIETVLMRHDYGNSVCVTTQVGCRIGCTFCASTLGGLKRNLEAGEIVSQVLTVQKALDATEERVSQIVIMGIGEPFENYDEMMDFLRIVNDDNSLNIGARHITVSTSGIIPRIYDFADEDIQINFAVSLHAAKDEVRSRLMPINRAYNVEKLIEAIQYYQEKTNRRVTFEYGLFGGVNDQLEHARELAHLIKGLNCHVNLIPVNHVPERNYVKTAKNDIFKFEKELKRLGINATIRREQGSDIDAACGQLRAKERQVETR; encoded by the coding sequence ATGATAACTGCTGAAAAGAAAAAGAAGAATAAATTTCTTCCAAATTTTGACAAGCAATCAATATATTCATTGCGATTTGACGAAATGCAAAACTGGCTCGTTGAACAAGGGCAACAAAAATTTCGAGCGAAACAGATTTTTGAATGGTTATATCAAAAAAGAGTAGATTCGATTGATGAAATGACGAACTTATCGAAAGACTTACGACAGCTTTTAAAAGATAACTTTACTGTTACAACTTTAACAACTGTAGTAAAACAAGAAAGTAAAGACGGTACAATTAAATTCTTATTTGAATTACAAGATGGCTATACAATTGAAACTGTTTTAATGAGACATGATTATGGAAATTCAGTATGTGTAACGACACAAGTAGGTTGTCGCATCGGATGTACGTTTTGTGCTTCTACACTTGGCGGCTTAAAAAGAAACCTTGAAGCTGGCGAAATTGTTTCACAAGTTTTAACAGTTCAAAAAGCCCTTGATGCTACAGAAGAGCGCGTATCTCAAATTGTCATAATGGGTATCGGTGAACCATTTGAAAATTATGATGAAATGATGGACTTTTTAAGAATCGTCAATGATGATAACAGTTTAAATATTGGTGCACGTCACATTACAGTATCAACATCAGGTATCATTCCTAGAATATATGACTTTGCGGATGAAGATATTCAAATTAATTTTGCTGTAAGCTTACACGCCGCAAAAGATGAAGTGCGATCACGCTTGATGCCAATTAACCGTGCATATAATGTTGAGAAGTTAATCGAAGCAATTCAATATTATCAAGAAAAAACAAATCGTCGTGTTACTTTTGAATATGGTCTGTTTGGTGGTGTGAATGACCAACTAGAACATGCAAGAGAATTAGCACATTTAATAAAAGGCTTAAACTGCCATGTTAACTTAATTCCTGTCAACCATGTTCCAGAAAGAAATTATGTGAAAACGGCTAAAAATGATATCTTTAAATTTGAAAAAGAATTAAAGAGACTAGGAATTAATGCCACAATACGTCGTGAACAAGGTTCGGATATTGACGCAGCTTGTGGTCAATTAAGAGCAAAGGAACGACAAGTAGAAACGAGGTAA
- a CDS encoding protein-serine/threonine phosphatase Stp1, whose protein sequence is MLEAQFFTDTGQHRDKNEDAGGIFYNQTNQQLLVLCDGMGGHKAGEVASKFVTDELKSRFEAENLIEQHQAENWLRNNIKDINFQLYHYAQENAEYKGMGTTCVCALVFEKSVVIANVGDSRAYVINSRQIEQITSDHSFVNHLVLTGQITPEEAFTHPQRNIITKVMGTDKRVSPDLFIKRLNFYDYLLLNSDGLTDYVKDNEIKRLLVKEGTIEDHGDQLMQLALDNHSKDNVTFILAAIEGDKV, encoded by the coding sequence ATGCTAGAGGCACAATTTTTTACTGATACTGGACAACATAGAGATAAGAATGAAGATGCGGGTGGTATTTTTTATAATCAAACTAATCAACAACTTTTAGTTCTGTGTGATGGTATGGGTGGCCATAAAGCAGGAGAAGTTGCAAGTAAATTTGTTACAGATGAGTTGAAATCCCGTTTTGAAGCGGAAAATCTTATAGAACAACATCAAGCTGAAAATTGGTTGCGTAATAATATAAAAGATATAAATTTTCAGTTATATCACTATGCACAAGAAAATGCAGAATATAAAGGTATGGGTACAACATGTGTTTGTGCACTTGTTTTTGAAAAATCAGTTGTGATAGCAAATGTCGGTGATTCTAGAGCCTATGTTATTAATAGTCGACAAATTGAACAAATTACTAGTGATCACTCATTTGTTAATCATCTTGTTTTAACGGGTCAAATTACGCCGGAAGAAGCATTTACACATCCACAACGTAATATTATTACGAAGGTGATGGGCACAGATAAACGTGTGAGTCCAGATTTGTTTATTAAGCGATTAAATTTTTATGATTATTTATTATTAAATTCAGATGGATTAACTGATTATGTTAAAGACAATGAAATTAAGCGTTTGTTAGTAAAAGAAGGTACAATAGAAGATCATGGTGATCAATTAATGCAATTGGCATTAGATAACCATTCGAAAGATAACGTTACTTTCATACTCGCGGCTATTGAAGGTGATAAAGTATGA